The proteins below are encoded in one region of Streptomyces ficellus:
- a CDS encoding AAA family ATPase: protein MTAPVSGSKSGGFVRLSSMHAQGFRSLQDVSLIDCGELNVLIGKNNSGKSNLLSAVRIFFDFFSSGGEVVSISPAICRSTDWNRQSAERVVTLDAQLSLNEQEIALLKEDIAAEAAQLRNALFTSTHEVGIAITLTFDGRDQPVGYISRIAFVSDNAEGNVIFAMEEQSASEIALNVRRVTQAREEMEALNIGMEGIRDDEFRMAKDVGVTYALRSRRTSLSNSQIRMLDQVFKNSSTPEEFTQICRSKVSQLTTEIESVEHAEIGNPVRIFSGEATTVPNYVTNLISRISELRVHHLSEQRNPIGPAEASKILRLKTSRGQGAVLNDIQSVVSTLLGVQIDAFSSDDNPRRSGQPVAELDVDDFLVQVNGSGVREALRLILDYEFEKPQVLLVEEPEVHLHPALETALMQYLRNVSEKCQVFLTTHSTNFLDVGALKNVYMVSRAPQTTVNLLNVSEAEEAIPQELGIRLSSLFMYDRLIFVEGPSDEQILRIFAETLKVSLGQASVGFVTTGGARNFTHFATASTLSFLGKRNVRTTFLLDRDERNSVEIIKLQEQVSGVSELVVLEKRELENYLLDARTLSRYLAIRTDGAVQVSPEQVQEKIDSACEELRAVAIERRALKEICAPIFPRREGVIHRDVEEDFLTAAYREIDEVIASVQQLRQKMEETLRRAAGDVESRWASSKADLIPGDEILKLIFRGYGLSFNKRKDSVRIASVMTEGEIPREMATVIRGLVA, encoded by the coding sequence GTGACCGCTCCAGTGAGTGGTTCAAAATCAGGGGGATTCGTGCGCCTTTCTTCCATGCATGCTCAGGGCTTTCGCAGCCTCCAAGATGTGTCCCTGATTGATTGCGGCGAGCTGAACGTCTTGATCGGCAAAAATAACTCCGGAAAATCCAACCTGCTCTCTGCCGTCAGAATCTTTTTTGACTTCTTCAGTTCGGGGGGTGAAGTTGTAAGTATCTCTCCAGCGATTTGCCGCAGTACTGATTGGAATAGGCAAAGTGCCGAAAGGGTTGTGACGCTAGATGCCCAACTGTCGCTAAATGAGCAGGAAATTGCTCTTCTTAAAGAGGACATCGCAGCTGAAGCTGCCCAGCTGCGCAACGCTCTATTCACCTCGACACATGAGGTCGGTATTGCAATCACCCTCACTTTCGATGGGAGGGATCAGCCGGTTGGTTATATTAGTAGAATTGCCTTCGTTTCCGACAATGCGGAAGGCAACGTAATTTTCGCTATGGAGGAGCAGTCCGCCTCTGAGATCGCCCTAAATGTTCGTCGGGTTACTCAGGCAAGGGAGGAGATGGAGGCGCTGAACATTGGCATGGAAGGGATTCGCGACGATGAATTCCGCATGGCTAAAGATGTCGGCGTTACCTATGCCCTTCGATCTCGCCGCACAAGCCTTTCGAACTCGCAAATTCGTATGCTAGACCAAGTCTTTAAGAACTCCTCAACTCCTGAGGAATTCACTCAAATCTGCCGCAGTAAGGTATCTCAACTCACGACCGAGATCGAGTCAGTAGAGCATGCGGAGATTGGCAATCCCGTCCGGATTTTTTCAGGTGAGGCGACAACCGTACCAAACTACGTCACCAACCTCATCTCGCGAATTTCCGAATTGAGGGTCCATCATCTTTCCGAGCAGCGCAATCCGATTGGACCGGCAGAAGCAAGTAAGATCCTCAGGCTCAAAACAAGTCGGGGCCAGGGGGCTGTGCTCAACGACATTCAATCTGTGGTTTCTACCTTGCTCGGAGTGCAGATTGACGCCTTTAGCTCGGACGATAATCCACGCCGTAGCGGTCAACCAGTCGCCGAACTCGACGTCGATGACTTCCTGGTACAAGTTAATGGGTCAGGAGTCAGAGAGGCGTTGCGCCTCATCCTGGACTACGAATTTGAGAAGCCTCAAGTGTTGCTTGTGGAGGAACCGGAGGTCCATCTGCACCCGGCGCTGGAGACCGCTCTGATGCAGTACCTGCGGAACGTTAGCGAAAAGTGTCAAGTTTTCCTAACTACCCACTCAACGAACTTCTTGGACGTCGGCGCTCTCAAGAACGTGTATATGGTCTCTAGGGCGCCGCAAACAACGGTGAATCTACTTAATGTCTCGGAAGCCGAGGAGGCCATCCCTCAAGAACTAGGAATCCGCCTTAGTTCACTGTTTATGTATGATCGCCTTATCTTTGTCGAGGGGCCTTCGGACGAGCAGATCCTACGGATCTTTGCGGAGACGCTGAAGGTTAGTCTTGGTCAGGCATCCGTAGGCTTTGTTACCACTGGGGGGGCAAGAAACTTCACCCACTTTGCAACTGCTTCAACCCTTTCCTTCTTGGGCAAGAGAAACGTGCGAACAACGTTTCTATTGGATCGAGATGAAAGGAATAGCGTCGAAATTATAAAATTGCAGGAGCAGGTCTCCGGCGTCAGCGAGCTCGTAGTCCTGGAAAAGCGGGAGTTGGAGAACTATCTGCTCGACGCACGCACGTTGTCACGGTACTTGGCCATCCGGACGGACGGTGCGGTACAAGTCTCGCCTGAACAAGTACAGGAAAAGATCGACTCGGCGTGTGAAGAACTTCGCGCGGTAGCTATCGAAAGGCGGGCGCTTAAGGAAATCTGCGCCCCCATCTTCCCGCGGCGTGAAGGGGTGATCCACCGCGATGTGGAAGAGGATTTTCTCACAGCTGCCTATCGAGAGATCGATGAGGTCATCGCTTCTGTGCAACAGCTTCGACAAAAGATGGAGGAGACGCTGAGGCGGGCTGCGGGTGACGTGGAATCCCGATGGGCCTCCAGTAAGGCTGATCTCATCCCGGGTGACGAGATCCTAAAGCTTATCTTTCGTGGCTACGGTCTCTCGTTCAATAAGCGGAAGGATTCCGTAAGGATCGCATCCGTCATGACGGAGGGGGAGATCCCAAGAGAAATGGCGACTGTGATTCGAGGTTTGGTGGCATAG